In Leptospiraceae bacterium, one DNA window encodes the following:
- a CDS encoding transketolase codes for MTNTIELEERAKQIRIQIIKMISAAKSGHPGGPLGLADIFSALYFSILKHDPKNPDMEDRDRLILSNAHVCAVRYASMALSGYFPVEKLLTFRNIKSDLQGHPSTRYMKGLESSGGSLGQGLSVSVGLALGARFQKKDYRVYTCISDGECGEGMTWEAAQSAVHYKLDNLTVFMDRNFIQIDGNTEDVMRLEPLGEKFKTFGWNVIDADGHNFDSILSGFEKAKSVKGVPSLIVFRTILGKGVSFMENKPEWHGTPPSMEQEKLALQELEKV; via the coding sequence ATGACAAACACAATAGAATTAGAAGAAAGAGCCAAACAAATTAGAATTCAAATTATTAAAATGATCTCTGCTGCAAAATCGGGTCATCCGGGTGGTCCACTTGGGCTTGCAGATATTTTTTCTGCACTGTATTTTTCTATTTTAAAACATGATCCAAAAAATCCGGATATGGAAGACAGAGATCGATTAATTCTTTCTAATGCACATGTTTGCGCTGTTCGTTATGCTTCTATGGCTTTATCGGGTTATTTTCCTGTAGAAAAATTACTGACATTTAGGAATATCAAAAGCGATTTACAAGGTCATCCGTCCACGAGATACATGAAGGGGCTTGAATCCAGTGGTGGATCTCTAGGGCAGGGGCTTTCTGTAAGCGTTGGTTTAGCGCTTGGGGCAAGATTTCAAAAAAAAGATTATAGGGTTTATACTTGTATTTCTGATGGAGAGTGTGGAGAGGGAATGACTTGGGAAGCAGCACAATCCGCAGTACACTACAAATTGGATAATTTAACAGTATTTATGGATAGAAATTTTATTCAAATAGACGGCAATACCGAAGATGTTATGAGATTAGAGCCTCTTGGTGAAAAATTCAAGACTTTTGGTTGGAATGTAATTGATGCAGACGGACATAATTTTGATTCTATACTTTCTGGATTTGAAAAAGCAAAATCCGTAAAAGGTGTTCCCAGTCTGATTGTATTTCGTACGATTTTAGGGAAAGGCGTGTCTTTTATGGAAAATAAACCTGAATGGCACGGAACTCCACCTAGTATGGAACAAGAAAAATTGGCCTTACAGGAACTTGAGAAAGTGTAA
- a CDS encoding N-6 DNA methylase: protein MPYSLPSFIFGVKDIYTKLITPSLILDRFIFIKVLSDREIEEDIIHNIVNKIQNIKEKSAEAEDSSAYSVYDECKEIFDVLDKTYNGSIFTKRSELDSVKVSNKVLLEILKDLQPENSRYNFKVIPIEILGTIYEQFLGKVVVTTDKRASIDYKPEVRKAGGVYYTPDYIVNYIVEKTVGEKLRSLTLQGGGLNDLLEIKICDPACGSGSFLLAAYDALIKWTVEYYKSKVKGDVGTGLKPVPTSLSKEERKLVYLDSDGQVRLTSKIKRDILRSCIYGVDIDAQAVEVTKMSLSLKALEDTNHYEVHNERTLFHTTILPTLEGNIKCGNSLVGTDFYTDKDISLFSMDLMRKLNAFEWNIEFPAILNNGGFHCVIGNPPWVRQEILEEDFKKYAQTNSKQKEVHDKIVSLVDTMLLAQKEISAIGTESEKRAINQKIDLVDRQIDKLVYGLYDLTPDEIKIVEGENV from the coding sequence TTGCCATATTCTTTACCCTCTTTTATTTTCGGAGTAAAAGATATTTACACAAAATTAATTACACCTTCATTAATTCTAGATCGTTTTATTTTTATTAAAGTATTATCAGATCGAGAAATCGAAGAAGACATTATTCACAATATAGTAAATAAAATCCAAAACATAAAAGAAAAATCCGCAGAGGCAGAAGATTCTTCTGCCTATTCTGTGTATGATGAATGCAAAGAAATTTTTGATGTGTTAGATAAGACATACAATGGAAGTATTTTCACAAAACGTTCTGAACTCGATTCTGTTAAGGTAAGCAATAAAGTCTTACTAGAAATTTTAAAAGACTTGCAACCGGAAAATTCTCGATATAACTTTAAAGTCATTCCTATCGAAATTCTCGGAACTATCTACGAACAGTTTTTGGGCAAAGTAGTAGTAACCACTGACAAACGTGCTAGCATTGATTATAAACCAGAAGTTAGGAAAGCAGGTGGTGTTTATTATACCCCTGATTATATTGTAAATTACATCGTAGAAAAGACGGTAGGCGAAAAGCTTCGTAGCCTCACCCTTCAGGGTGGGGGCTTGAACGACCTATTGGAAATAAAAATCTGCGATCCCGCCTGTGGTTCCGGTTCTTTTCTGTTAGCCGCTTATGATGCTTTGATAAAGTGGACTGTTGAGTATTATAAATCAAAAGTAAAAGGGGACGTAGGGACAGGTTTGAAACCTGTCCCTACGTCGTTGTCAAAGGAAGAGCGAAAATTAGTTTACCTAGACTCTGACGGACAAGTTCGCCTAACGTCTAAAATCAAACGAGATATTCTTCGTTCTTGTATTTACGGCGTAGATATTGACGCACAAGCTGTTGAAGTGACTAAGATGAGTTTGTCGCTAAAGGCTTTGGAGGACACTAATCACTATGAAGTCCATAATGAAAGGACTTTGTTTCATACTACAATCTTGCCTACATTGGAAGGAAATATTAAGTGTGGGAATAGCTTGGTGGGAACGGATTTTTATACAGATAAGGATATTTCTCTTTTTTCGATGGATTTGATGAGAAAGTTAAATGCTTTTGAATGGAATATAGAATTTCCTGCTATTTTAAATAATGGTGGATTTCATTGTGTGATTGGAAATCCGCCTTGGGTGAGACAAGAAATTTTGGAAGAAGATTTTAAGAAATACGCTCAAACCAATTCAAAACAAAAAGAAGTTCATGATAAAATAGTTTCTCTAGTGGATACTATGTTGTTGGCGCAGAAAGAGATTTCAGCCATCGGAACAGAATCAGAAAAGAGAGCTATTAATCAAAAGATTGATTTAGTTGATAGACAAATTGATAAACTTGTTTATGGTTTGTACGACCTCACTCCAGATGAAATTAAAATTGTGGAGGGGGAGAATGTCTGA
- a CDS encoding transposase, translating into MEISISSFITNRMQRLKRKQEDKQLIEKIKLYLDLMPQSGYRSIIYFLRNDMKINHKRVYRIMHENLLKCSPKRLIIMRPRIQNIT; encoded by the coding sequence TTGGAGATCAGTATCTCTTCTTTTATTACCAATCGGATGCAAAGATTAAAAAGAAAACAGGAGGATAAGCAACTAATAGAAAAGATTAAGTTATATCTGGATTTAATGCCTCAATCAGGTTACAGGTCTATCATATATTTTCTGAGAAATGATATGAAAATCAATCATAAGCGAGTTTACAGGATCATGCATGAAAACCTTTTAAAATGCAGTCCGAAGAGGCTTATCATCATGCGACCACGGATTCAAAACATAACCTGA
- a CDS encoding transposase, translating into MIRRNNYGKEFKEKIVMEILSGQSSVSQIAQREKVNPQTIRNWRNEIDTGKFEQNNQTEFALRKRVAELEGALANLALDNHILKKSPKISARLEAKRNYQEVSRTRI; encoded by the coding sequence ATGATAAGAAGAAATAACTATGGCAAAGAATTTAAGGAAAAAATAGTAATGGAAATTTTGTCCGGGCAGAGTTCCGTTTCGCAAATAGCTCAAAGGGAAAAGGTAAATCCTCAAACAATCCGAAATTGGAGAAATGAGATAGATACAGGAAAGTTTGAACAAAATAATCAAACCGAATTTGCTTTAAGGAAACGAGTCGCAGAATTGGAAGGTGCACTTGCCAACCTTGCGTTAGATAATCACATTTTAAAAAAAAGCCCAAAAATATCTGCAAGACTGGAAGCAAAGAGAAATTATCAGGAAGTATCTCGCACCAGAATTTAA